A genomic region of Lysinibacillus sp. 2017 contains the following coding sequences:
- a CDS encoding TRAP transporter small permease, producing the protein MVKQAAGIYIKFENFLTNFLLVAIVFFVFLAAIMRWAGLPLSWSVEFAQLLFVWVIFLGSNRTLRERKHITVDIFVKVLPLKVRRIIEVLTKILVIAFLVFLTIYGFQLSVENSARQISNLPLSYSFITLAVPIGSVLMICTILAQLKEELSSIKSSNELKS; encoded by the coding sequence ATGGTAAAACAGGCTGCTGGAATTTATATAAAATTCGAAAACTTTCTAACAAACTTTTTACTTGTAGCAATTGTATTCTTTGTTTTCTTAGCAGCAATTATGAGATGGGCTGGATTGCCCCTCTCATGGTCTGTTGAATTTGCACAATTACTGTTCGTTTGGGTCATTTTTTTAGGGTCGAATCGGACGCTGAGAGAAAGAAAACATATAACAGTCGATATCTTTGTAAAAGTTCTACCTCTAAAGGTAAGGAGGATTATAGAAGTTTTGACAAAGATTTTGGTTATAGCATTTTTAGTCTTTCTAACAATATATGGTTTCCAACTCAGTGTTGAAAACTCAGCTAGACAAATTAGTAATCTTCCTTTGAGTTATTCTTTTATAACATTAGCAGTACCAATAGGAAGTGTATTAATGATTTGTACGATTTTGGCTCAATTAAAGGAAGAATTGAGCAGCATAAAGTCATCTAATGAATTGAAATCGTAG